In the genome of Phycisphaerae bacterium, the window CGTGAGTAGAAGCGCCGAATAGATGCTCTATAAAATCGCCCTCTTTGGTGTCGGAGCCGATAATTCCTTTGCCGCCTCGGCCCTGTTTGTGATATGAGTCGGTCGGTATTCGCTTCACGTATCCGCCATGGCTTATCGTTACGATAACTTCTTCTTCAGCAATCAAATCCTCGAGATCGAGCTCCTCTACTTTAGAGGCAATTACTGTCCGCCTTTTGTCGCCGTATTTTTCTTTTATTTCGCGGATGTCTTCGCAGATAATATCCAGCAGGGCACGCTCACTGGCCAATATCGCCTCATAGCCCTCTATCTCTTCGATGAGGTCGGCGTATTCTTTGGCAAGCTTTTTCATCTCCAGCCCTGTCAGTCTTTGCAGCTGCATTGTTAAAATCGCGTCAGCTTGCGGACCGGTAAGGAACTGGTTGCTCTTGCTTCTTTCTTTGACGAATGCTTCCGGCAGGATTTCTTTAAGCGTAGCCGAAACGGATAGTTTCAGCGGCTTCTTCATCAGGTTCACCTTCGCCGTCGGTGTGTCAGGTGACTTTTTTATCAGTTCGATGATTTCGTCGATGTCGCTGACCGCAAGGATAAGACCTTCTAAAATATGGGCCCTGTTTTGACATCTTTTTAGCAAAAAGCTGCTTCGTCTGCGGATGACAATCTTGCGATGCTCAATAAAGCAGATAAGCATCTGCTTGATATTAAGAGTTTCGGGTCTGTTCTTGACTAGTGCTATACTGGCAATAGCAAAGGTGCCCTGCAGAGGGGTGTAGCGGTACAGCTTATTTAATGCGACTTCGCTGTCGGCGTCTTTCTTTAAGTCTACCGCTATCCGTAATCCGTGCCGGTCTGATTCGTCCCGCACGTCGGCGATTTCCGCAATCTGACCCTCGCGGACGCAGTCGGCAATCTTGGAAACAATCGACGTCTTGACAACCATATACGGTATTTCGGTGATTACGATTCTTGTCTTGCCCTGCTTTGTCGTCTCGACATCTGCTTTACCTCGGACTGTCAGATGGCCTCTGCCCGTGGTGTAAGCATCCATAATGCCTTTCCTGCCGCAGATAATTCCGCCGGTTGGAAAGTCTGGACCGGGCAGGCACTTTATAATGTCCTTGAATCCGCAGTTCGGGTCTTTGATTACCAGCAGCAATGCGTCACAGACCTCGGAAACATTGTGCGGCGGGATATTCGTTGCCATTCCGACAGCAATACCAGTAGAGCCATTGACTAACAGGTTCGGAAATTTCGAAGGCAGGACCGTTGGCTCCTTGCGAGTTTCATCGTAGTTCGGCACAAAATCGACGCTGTCTAAGTTAATATCTTCGAGCATTTCCATCGCCGGGGCCGCCATTCTCGCTTCGGTATATCTCATAGCAGCCGGCGGGTCGGCGTCGATGCTCCCAAAGTTGCCCTGTGGGTCAACTAAGGTATATCGCATGCTCCACTCCTGGCCCATACGCACGAGAGTTCCGTATGTCGCCTGGTCGCCGTGTGGATGGTAGTTGCCGCTCGTATCGCCGACGATTTTCGCGCACTTGCGGTGTTTGCTTCGCGGGCCAAGGCTCAAATCGTTCATCGCGGCCAGTATTCGTCGCTGCGAAGGCTTCAGGCCGTCGCGAACGTCCGGCAGCGCACGCGATACAATCACGCTCATTGCGTAGTTAAGGTAGGAAGTCTTCAGCTCATCGAGTATCCGCTTGTCCTCGAAATGTTCCTGTGGCTTATTAACTTCTTCCATAATCTTCTGCCTGTCTAAATTCTAATTTTCGTAAGTTCAGGGTAAAATACCTGCAATCAGGCAAAAAGTCAAGTGGCGTAAGATATTCTCTGGCGGAAAAAAAGAAAGGGTTAAATAGTTGCTGAAATCAGTAAAAACAACTTTCTTAGAAACGCTTTACGGCGGAACGGTCGGCTATTTCGTTCGTTGTGTCCACTTCTCGCCGTCTCTCTCGAATTCAACCGAGTCTTTGTTTATTTTGACGACCTTCACTCCGTCTATTATATCTCCTTCTCTTACTATTTTCTCGCCTATTAAAGCCGATGGATTATCTGCGGAATATAATATCCCTTTTACCGTTATATCCTTTGGAGAAACGGCCTCCTTCAATGTTACCATGACCGTCTTTGGGGTAACAACATCCTTGCCTTTTGCCTTTGCCAGAAAGTAGTAGCCGATACCCGCCGTAATCGCAACACAAACCCCTGACACCACTACCCACCATAACAAGGAGCTGTTGCCTTTCTTTTCTCCTTCAGGAGCGGGTTGGGCCGAACACCCAGACTGGGCTGACTGCTGGCTGGACGTCTTTGGCGGCCTTAGCCGCCGCAAATAAAACGCATCTGGCCGATACAGGGTATCCACTTCCACGAAACGAGCCAGTACATTAATCTGGCCGCGCTGCTGTGCCGGCTGTTCTTTAACAGAGAATTTTTGAAGTTTGCAGGCCACGGAAACTCAAATCCCCCGGGCCAATAGACAAACAGGGCTTTGCCTACGAGATAGTCGCTCGGCACGATACCCTCCCTGTAGGATTGCCCGTTATTACCAATGCCCGCTTTGTTCCACCACCTGCCGTCCTCGCTGTTGGGGCTGTTGTCACCCAATACGAAAAATTCGCCTTCGCTGAGCGTAAAAGGAGTCCCTGCTATTGCTCTGCCCCCTTCGAGACCACTGGCGCCCCTTTTGGCGGTGTAATGAATATCTCGGAAAATCGCTATATGTGACAGTGCCAGTGTGCCGGAGCCGAAAATATTCACTTGCGGCTGGATGTCCCTTTTCATTTCACCGGCGTCCTCTGCAGACCGGTCCAAGTCGTAAACTAATTTGTCGTTGCCGAATTGAAAAATCAATTGATGGTCAACATTGGCGAATTCGACCAGCGTAGGTTTGTTCATGGCTGATGCATCGATTGTTTTCTTCTCTAATATCGTTTCTTCGCCTGTGGCAGAAACCTTTCCGATGACCATCTCGCCGCCTAAATCAACCCATGCTTTGTATATGGTTTGATATTTGCTTACAGTTGCGCCGACGCCGCCTTGTTTGCCGGCTGATTGTGCGTAGAAGCGTACCATCAGGTCGCTGCAATAAGGCATATTCTTATAATCCCCGACACTGTCGTAAGCGTATGTGGTCCTGAAGTCGTTACCGATGGATGTGTCGTAATTTAACGTGCTTATTTCTCCCGCAGGCCCGGCTAATTGGAATACGGTCGGGTTGGATTTATCGACGACCCATTTTGACTCTGCGATGTTCCTGAATGGCTGCTGCCAGGCGTGGCTGTTAAACGAATTTTCCCCCGGCCGGGCTGGCTGGTAATCGTTGTCGTACACGGGCATCCACAGCTCTTCCTGCACTTTCGCCGGCTTTCGGCTGATTTCTCCGTCAATATAAATGTCCCCGTCGATTATCTCCACAGTTTCCCCGGGTCGGCCGATCAATCGTTTTATATAATTCTCCGTAGGATTGAGCGGGTTCTTGAACACTATTACGTCCCACTGCTTGGGCTCGAAAAACTGATAGATGCACTTTAAAACAAGTATCCGATCGCCGTTGGATATTGATATTGGCCTGCCGCCTGTATCGTAATGCCCGCAGCTCGGGCAGCGGGAAATAGGCAGTTTGACAGTGCCGGTAGCGGCAGCTTCCCGTCCCTGCCTGTATTTTTCAATGTCCGAACCGCAGTCGTATTTATATCCGCATTGTTGGCAGCAAAGCCGGAAATGGTCTCCCTTAAGCGTGTCCGCCATACTGCCGGTGGGAATCCGGTACGCCTCCATTATGAATGCCCGAACAAGAAACGCCAGTATAAAGGCCGTTACCAGCCATTCGAGCGTATTGGTGATTTCAGACCCTCTGCTTGTCTCCTGTTCTTGTTGCGGACCGGTATTTTTGCTCGCCTTTGCAGTCATAAATGTCGCCTCGGTAATTAAAAACGTTAATTATGCAGACAAGTTCACATCTGGTCAATAAACTATTTTCCTGCCTATGGTTTTTTACCGGTTTGCGCTGGCTTAAAATGCCGGCCTTTTACGTAACACCTTGAAAGCAAAGCACTTACGCCGGATTGCTTCGCGGGAGGCATCGCCTTGCCCGCCTGCTCTTTTTGCACCATCAGGTTTTTTCAGAAGTTGAAATTTTTTTGAATAAAAATTACTTGCTGTATAGAAGTCTTTACTATATAGTAAGTTGCGTTGTTCCGACAGTTGTTTCAGTATTCGCTCTTTCTTGAAATGAGGTTAGTTTATGGCAACA includes:
- the gyrA gene encoding DNA gyrase subunit A, whose protein sequence is MEEVNKPQEHFEDKRILDELKTSYLNYAMSVIVSRALPDVRDGLKPSQRRILAAMNDLSLGPRSKHRKCAKIVGDTSGNYHPHGDQATYGTLVRMGQEWSMRYTLVDPQGNFGSIDADPPAAMRYTEARMAAPAMEMLEDINLDSVDFVPNYDETRKEPTVLPSKFPNLLVNGSTGIAVGMATNIPPHNVSEVCDALLLVIKDPNCGFKDIIKCLPGPDFPTGGIICGRKGIMDAYTTGRGHLTVRGKADVETTKQGKTRIVITEIPYMVVKTSIVSKIADCVREGQIAEIADVRDESDRHGLRIAVDLKKDADSEVALNKLYRYTPLQGTFAIASIALVKNRPETLNIKQMLICFIEHRKIVIRRRSSFLLKRCQNRAHILEGLILAVSDIDEIIELIKKSPDTPTAKVNLMKKPLKLSVSATLKEILPEAFVKERSKSNQFLTGPQADAILTMQLQRLTGLEMKKLAKEYADLIEEIEGYEAILASERALLDIICEDIREIKEKYGDKRRTVIASKVEELDLEDLIAEEEVIVTISHGGYVKRIPTDSYHKQGRGGKGIIGSDTKEGDFIEHLFGASTHDYLLIFTNRGRCYWLRVYDIPSMSRQSMGRNIVNLLKLGNQTITSIISVRNFGSEDEKVKDPRQLIMATKNGVVKKTKLSAYSNPRATGVTAIKLDPSDEVIGVAMTSGKDQIVLGSRDGMAIRFGEDQVRSMGRVSRGVRGMKLRNKDSVVGMVIAEKGASLLTVCEKGYGKRTSLNDYRTQNRGGIGLINIKTSTRNGKVVTLKAVQDKDELMMITANGMIIRTGLEEVRSIGRNTQGVRLINLKAGDKLVASEKISSEEVGDSKEKSDTNHKSEPKAKKEKSRKSRKSK
- the lepB gene encoding signal peptidase I; amino-acid sequence: MTAKASKNTGPQQEQETSRGSEITNTLEWLVTAFILAFLVRAFIMEAYRIPTGSMADTLKGDHFRLCCQQCGYKYDCGSDIEKYRQGREAAATGTVKLPISRCPSCGHYDTGGRPISISNGDRILVLKCIYQFFEPKQWDVIVFKNPLNPTENYIKRLIGRPGETVEIIDGDIYIDGEISRKPAKVQEELWMPVYDNDYQPARPGENSFNSHAWQQPFRNIAESKWVVDKSNPTVFQLAGPAGEISTLNYDTSIGNDFRTTYAYDSVGDYKNMPYCSDLMVRFYAQSAGKQGGVGATVSKYQTIYKAWVDLGGEMVIGKVSATGEETILEKKTIDASAMNKPTLVEFANVDHQLIFQFGNDKLVYDLDRSAEDAGEMKRDIQPQVNIFGSGTLALSHIAIFRDIHYTAKRGASGLEGGRAIAGTPFTLSEGEFFVLGDNSPNSEDGRWWNKAGIGNNGQSYREGIVPSDYLVGKALFVYWPGGFEFPWPANFKNSLLKNSRHSSAARLMYWLVSWKWIPCIGQMRFICGG